DNA from Arthrobacter sp. StoSoilB19:
AGGCGGAGGTCCGCGGAGACGGGAAACAGGGGAATGTCCGGTGCCACCTGGTCCAGGTGTGTCCTGTCCAGTTCCCCTACGCGGCGCCAGTCCGGGTAGAGGTCCGTCTTGGAAAGGACGGCTGCAACGCTGGGCGTAATCCGCATGGCCTGGCGCAGGAACCGCAGTTCCGGTTCCGTGTATTCCTGGGAGGCGTCCGAGACCAGCAGCATGGCATCCGCGGTGGGAAGGGCGGTAAGGGTGGTGAGGGTGTGGGTGGAGCCCATGCCGCCCACCCCAGGGGAATCGATGATGGTGAGCCCACCGGTGAGGATCCGTCGGGGCAGGCAGACCTCCGCGGCCGCAAGCTTCAGGCTGTTTCCCGGATTGCCCTGCTCCGAGACGAGGGCCGGCAGTTCTGCCAGGTCGACGGGCCGGCGCTCAACGTTTCCTTCCCGGCCGTCGGCGGCAGCCTCCCCGGGCGCCTTTTCAGCTGCCGGGACCAGCACGGCGGCCGAGGCCGGTTCACCATAGCGGACGATGGTGGGAACCGAGGTGGCAATATCGTCATCCACCGGGCACACCGGCGCGTTCACCAGGGCATTGATGAGCTTGCTCTTCCCCTGTTTGAACTCCCCCACCACAATCACCCGGATGCTGGGATCCTGCAGCCGTGCCATGGCCTGCTCCAGCCTCCTGCGCAGGTCCGCACGCTCCCCGCCGCCCACCAGCTGCAGGCCCTCGTCAACAAGCCTCACCAGCTGGCCGGCCGTCATGGGCCCCGCTGCCCTTGCCGGTCCTGCTTCTGCCACAGCGTGCCCCTCGTTCCAGTGCGGAAAATGTGTCCAGTGCGCCTTCGGTAATACGGGAAGAGCCCGGCAGAAGGTGGGATGCCTCCTGCCGGGCGGTTCGCCTCCCGGAAACAGCGTGTTACAGGACGGTGGAGTCGTCAACCACTGAATCGTCGATGGTGGTGTGGTTGTCCTGGTCGATATCGGTGTGGCTGGAATTGTCCTCCGTGAAATCGAACTGGTTGTCTGCCACCACCACGTTGTCCTCCACGATGCTCGTGGCCGAATTGTCCTGGAAAGAGTCCTCCACGTTGACATCCACTGTGCTGGCGGTGGAGTTGTCTTGGTTGAACGAATCTTCCAGCGTCGTGGTGCTGGAGCTGTCCTGGTTGAAGGAGTCCTCCACCTCCACCGAGGCCTGGGTGGAGTTGTCGGAATTGTCGTTGAACGAGTCGCGGACATCGAGGTCAGTATCGGTGCTGACGGAGTGGTCCGAATGGTCCGAGTAGTCGGAGTTGTCCGAGTTGTCGTTGAAGGAGTCGTCAACATCCAGGCCGACGTCGGTGTTGAAGGAGTCCGAGATGTCAGTCTCCTCATTGCCGATGCCGACGTCCCCGCCGGCGTGGATGGAGTTGTCCGTGGAGTTATCCGCGGAGTGGTCGGTGTTGTAGGAATCCCTGATGTTGTTCGAGTCCCTGAGATCGGCGTCATCGCCGGCGGCGACGGCCCGGTCCCCGGTGGCCACCACGGCGTCGTTGTCGAACCACTGCTCCACGTCTCCGTGCGCCCAGATGTTCTGGTTGACGGACTGGTCGGTCATGGTGTCCCGGTCGTCAACCGTGGTGGTGCTGGTGGTGTAGGAGAAGTGGTTTATCACGTTGTGCAGTTGCTGTACTGCGTGGGCGTGGTCGTCCTGGTCGTAGTTCGGGATGCCATGTACCATTCCTTGGCTTCCGGCGTGGATGGCTGTTGCGCCCCCCACAGAACCCGCTGACACAGAGCCAGCCGACGCACCTGCGCCCGCCCATGCGCTGCTGCCGCCTGTGTTGTATTCGCGTTCGAACGACGAGGCGTTGACGGTGATGGGAGCGTAGTCGAGGACAACAGGCATTGCAGCGTCAACGTCGGCCAAGCACACGTTGCCCAGGCCGTGTTCGGCCAGCGTCTTCTCCGGGTTGTCCAGGAACGCCTGGATTGCCTTGCGGCTGCCAAAGAGGTGCATCAGGAATTGAACAAGGTCGTTTGCGAGTGTTGGCATATGAGTGGTCCTCACATCTTCGTCGAGTTGCGGATCATCCGGCGGAACGTGTCTGGCTGCTTCAAAACTAGGTTCGCTGCCGGAGACTGGGCATCGGGCGCATTCCCCCTACCGGTGGAAGCCGTGCCGGGGTGCTCCCGGGTCCGCGGCTAGGGGCATTAGGGACTACTCCTGTTGCGGGTTCATGTGCTGGGAATTCTCAACGCCCAAGGCCACCCGTAAACGGGCCAGCAGGTCAGACCGGTTTTCGGCGCCCAGGCGGCGGCGTATCCGGGCAATGTGGTGTTCTGCCGTCCTGGGCGAGATGTAGATGGCCTCACCGATTTCCCGGTAGGTTTTGCCCTCAAGCACCAGCCTGGCAACTTCCTTTTCCCGCTCACTCAGTCCGGAGCCGTCCGGCTGGTGCGCCCTGCCGCCGTTGTCGGCGGGGGTTCCTGCCTGGATGGCGGCCCCTGACGCGGCACCGGCCGGGTTGCCCTGCGGGTGGAGGTCCCGGGCGCAGGACAGCAGGCGCATCATGTCCCGCCGCTCGTCGGCACGTGCGGCAGCGTGGCCGGCCAGCCTTGCACCCTCCCAGGGCATTCCTACAGCGCCCAGCAGCCGGGCCGCGCCCTCCACGTCGACAGTACGGAAGCGGCCGGCGAGCACCGAAACCCAGGCCTTTCCCGCGGTGGCCAAGACTGCGGCAAGCTGGCTGTGGACGGAGGCCCGGGCCAGTGCAGTGGCATGCGGAGCAAGATCGGCGGGGCTTTCATTCAGCAGTGCGGCCTGGACGCCGGCCCAGTGCAGGGGAACGGCCCACAGCGCGGGTTCGTCCAGGCGCCCCAGCAGCTTCCAGGCTTCTTCCAGGTAGTGCGCCACGCGCCGCGTTTCGCGCAGGCGGGCAGCAGCAATCAGCATTTCCCCCCACGGCAGGAGGTTGTAGAGGTCCACCGAGGTATGGAGCATGGCCTCGCGGGCCCGTTCCCACGCCCTGAGGAGCTCCGGCACGTCACCGTTCCGCCGGGCTAGCCCCACCTCAAGTGCAGCGCACATGAACTCGTCGCGCGGGACCAGCGGCCAATGGTTGGCCTTGGCGGCTTCCGTGGCGGCAAGCCGGGCATCCTCGAGTTTGTCCTGCATCATGTCCGCCCAGGCCTGCAGCAGCAGGAGCCTGGGTTGTGCGGCATTGCCTCCCTGCCCGGCAGCGGCCGCTGCCCGGCAGACGGTTTCCGCCAGGTGCGGCTCACCGGTGTGCAGGGCCAGCAGGGCTGCCAGCGCAGCCGGCGTTTCCGGCAGCGGAAGCGATATGCCTGCCGAGTTCAGCATGTCCGAGGCATGGATCAGCACGGAGATGCCCTGTTGTGGTTTCTCCCCCAGGGATGCGAAGACCCCCTGCCCCGTCTGGACCAGCGTGGCGGCAAGCAGGGTGGGGGAAGCTGCCGGCGCGGCGGGCTGGAAGAACGCCTCCGCCCCAGACCGGTCTCCGACTCCTATCAGGACAACGGCGGCGAGGGGCGCTGATACGCCCACACGCTCGGGGCCCAACCAGTTGTAAACATCGGCCCCGCGGGCCAGCATGCCCCTTTGCGCCCAAACGGAGGCGGCCACATCCGCACCCCGGCGCACATCCCGCGGGTCGGCGCTGACCAGGAGGGTGTCAATGATGCGCGCAGCCGCATCAAGCTCACCATCACCGGCCGCCGCCTGCGCGCGGCGGGCTGCCGTCGCTACCGGATCGGCGCCCGCCAGGAGGGCCTCCTCGTAAAGCTGCGACGCGAGCCGGGGGTTATGCTCCAACGCACTGTCCGCGGCCAGCTCCAGTTCAGCAGCCACCCGGGGGTCGGTGAGCCCGCCGCGGGCAAGCTCGCGGGCGAGATTACCCAACCGCTGTCCGGCGGCCGTGTAGACGCCCACGAGCTCACGCTGGAGCGCGTGCACCTTGGCAATGGGTGTGGCAGCCAGCAGTGCGTGTTGCGCCGTCCCCACCACGGTGCCGTCCGGCCCAAGCAGTCCCGCGGCCTCGGCCCGGTCCACCAGGACATCGAGGTCCTCCGCCCCGCCGCTGCCGAACTTTTGCTGCAGGTCCGCAGGCAGCGGCCCCGGCAAGGCGAAGCCCACCGAGAGCGCCAGCAGCAGTTCCCGCACCACGGCGTTGGCACCCTTCAGCTGCTTGGCCATCTGCTCGGCAGCGTGCAGCGGGTGCCCCTGGTGGTCCGGTCCCGTGGACGCCGCCCCGGGTTGTTCCTCCCGTTGGAATTGTCCGTCCTGAAGCTGCCCGTCCATCTCAGGCCCCCGGAGCGGCGGTCGTGGCCGTTTCAACGGCGGCTGCGGCGGACGTGGTTTCGGGTTCAAGCGGTGTTACTTGCGGCGCTGGGCTGCCGGTAGCTTCCACGGCCACCTCCGTTGGTGTCATCGAGGGATCCGGGGCAGTTGTGGCACTTGGGCTCTCTGTCTGCGTGGGCTGGCTAGTGTCGTCCTGTGTAGGCGATTCAGTTGCCGTGGGCGAATCAGTCGCCGCAGGAGTCGTCGGGTCAGCCGTCCCGGAGTCGGTGGGCGTTGGGGTGCCTTCACTCTGTGTGGGGTCGGCGGAACCGCCCGCCTGCGGGGTGTCGGAAGCGGGCGTGGGAACCACCGTAACGGCCTCGGGAGCAACGCCTGACCCGCCCGTTGTCCCCCCGGAGCCGGCAAGCGCATCGGGGACTGCCGCCGCTGCGACGACAGGTCCGTCAGCAATCGCGCTGCTTCCAGACGCCGGCCCGTCGTTGCCGGCCGCCTGCCCGCCGGGGGGCGTGGCAGATGCTTCCAGTCCGGTCCCTGGAGCAAGGGGTTTCCTGGCGCTGGCCTCGATGCCCGCGAGTGGTTGGGCCACCGCGGCCGGGGTTGCTGACTCCCCTGCACCGGCGGCGTCCGAACCGCCCGCATCGGTGCCGGCGGAGCCTCCCGTGGTACTGGCACCGGCCTGCGGCACGAACATGGCAGTCAGGCTTCCGAAACCGTCCGGACTTTGCGCGGCCGTTGCCGTGAGGACCGTCAGGACCGCAGCAGCCGCGGCCACGGCGGTCACGCGGACGGTGGGCTTCGGCGCGTGCGCGCCCCGCGCCCCGCGCCGGGCACCGCGGACGGCGACTGGCCCTGCCGGGGCGCCTGCCACCGTCGTATATTTCCGCGACCAACTGGGCCTGCCCGGGCCGGTTGGAGCGGGCGGCACGTCGGAGGGTACGACGGCGGGCGGCGCCTCCCGGGCGTCCGCTTCAGTTTCTGCCGGGTCAGCTGCTGCCGCCACTGCGGCCGTGTGGGCGAGGACGGCTGCCACTGCCGCCCCCAGGCAGATGGAGGACTTGGGATCGGCATCCACAGCGATAGGCCGGTCCAGCTCCTCCGACACCACCTGGGCCACCAGGGGGATCCGGGACGATCCCCCGATCAACAGCACCGTGGACAAGTCTGCCGGTACCAGGTGGAGCTGGGCCAGGGAGTGCTCCAGCGCCTCCACTGTTTCCCGTACGGGCTCTTCGATCAGCGCCTCGAATTCTGAACGGACCAGCCGGATCTGCTGCTGGATGCCGGGCAGGAGCACCGGAATGGTGGATTCGCTGTCCGCGGAGAGTGCTTCCTTGGCCTCGACGCATTCGCGGCGGAGCCGGGTGAGGGCCCCCAGCACCGCCGGGTCACCAGTGTCCAGATCGTCCAGGGCGTTCCCGGTGTGCGCAGCCACGTACCGGAACACTGCGGCATCAAAGTCGGCGCCGCCCAGGTCCTCGATGCCCTCCGGGTGCCCCAGGAGCTCAAAGCGGCTGCTGCCGCACTTCCTCAGCACGGCGGTGTCGAACGTGCCGCCGCCGAGGTCGTACACGGCGATGGTGCTGCCTTCCTCCACGCGCACCTGGGAGGCGTAATGCAGGGCTGCGGCCTCGGGTTCGGGAAGGAGCGTGACGTTCTCCAGGCCATGCGCGGCGAGGGCGTCGCGGACGACGGAAAGCCGGTGGTTGCCCCAGGCTGCGGGGTGGGTCAGGAAAATGGCCGACGCCGGGCCCCCCTCACGCTCGGTGGCCCGGTCCGCCACCCAGCGGGCAACGGTGGCATAGACGTCCTCCGGCCGCAGGACCAGGGTGCCCAGGACGAAGGGTACGTCGTCGCCAATCCGGCGCTTGAATTCCCGGACCACGCGTTCCGGCGAGTCCAGTCCTCGGCGTTCTGCCGCCTCCCCCACCAGGACCGCGCCTTCCTCCGGGTAGTACACCACGGAGGGCACAGACGCTCCACGCGTGCCCAGGGGCAGGCATTCGGGCACGGCGTTGGGACCTTGGTTAAAGCGCACAACGGCAGCTGCCGTGAAACTGGTCCCGACGTCAACGGCGAGAGCGTAGCTCATTGGGGTACCTCGAAAGGCTGGTGGTCCACCTGCAAGCTTCATCACAGGGAACGTCACCAACGTAGCATTTCCGAAGGACCGGGGAACACCCCTGTTGCTACATCGAATGGTTATTTATCGGACCGTTGCCGTCTCTCGACTGCGCCCCCGGTTTTAGGACCCGGAAACCCCCGTTTTAGGGGCCGAAAGGCCCTTGTTTAAAGGCCGGAGTAGGAGTGGAGTCCGTTAAAGAACTGGTTGACGATGGTGAAGTTGAAGATCACGCAAAGGTAGCCCACGATCGACAGCCAGGCGGCCCGTGTTCCGGTCCAGCCGCGGGTGGCCCGGGCGTGCAGGTAGCCGGCGTAGACAACCCAGATCACGAAGGTCCAGACCTCCTTGGTGTCCCACCCCCAGAACCGGCCCCAGGCCTTTTCCGCCCAGATGGCACCGAACATGAGGGTGAAGGTCCAGCCGATGAAGGCGATGGCGTTGATGCGGTAGGACAGGTTTTCCAGGCTCAGCGCGGAGGGCACCAGACGCATGAAGCCGAGCTTGTCGGCACCGCCGGCGGCCACGGTCTTCTGCCGGTGGGTCTGCACCAGCTGCAGTGCGGACATCGCGAAGGTCAGGGTGAACAGCGCCGAGGAGAGCACGGCGATGGAAACGTGGATGACCAGCCAGTAGCTCTGCAGGGCGGGAACCAGGTGTCCCACGGGGGTCCAGAACGCCACCGAGGCAGCCACCAGCATGATGATCACCAGGCCCACCACGAAGGTGCCCAGGAAGCGGAGGTCGCGGCGGATCAGCGAGAGCAGGAACACGGCCGCCACCAGGAAGGCGCCGGTGGTGAGGAATTCGTACATGTTGCCCCACGGCACCCGGCCTGCGCCCAGGGCCCTGGTGACCACGCCGGCGCCGTGGATGACGACAGCAAGGGTGGTCACGGCCACCGCAACACGCGCCGGAACCCGGCGCTCGGCGGCGTACTTCATGTCGCCGTCGGCAGTCATGAAGCCTCCGGTTCCTGCACCGCTGGCTTTGGCGGCGGACGACGACGGGCGCTCGGCCCGTCCGGCCGGCCCGTCCAGTCGGGCCTCAACACCGCGGGATCCTTCGCGCGCCCCTGCTCCGGCAGCAACGCCGGCGGTTACGGGGACCTTGGCGGCAGCACCGGCCTGCGCGGCCCTGAGGTCCACAGCGCGCAGCGCCTTGCTGCTCTTGGCCAGGTCCCAGGCGAAGGCGATGAAGGCCACCGTGTAGGTACCCGCCGCCAGCAGCATGAAGAGTTCGCTGTACTGGCCCATGGTTTCATTGATTCCAAATGGCATTACTGGTCCTTTTCGGGCCCGGTGGGGCCTGCTGGGGTGGTGACGGAGCCTGCGGCATTAGCGGCGGAGCCTGCGGCATTAGCGGCGGAGCCTGCGACATTATCGCCCCGCCGGCTGGGAGTTTGCTGGGACTGGCCCGTGTCTTCGGTGTCTTCCGGCAACTGCCACTCGGCGGAGAACAGTTTCCGGAGCGCTGCCGCCTCGCCCGCGAGGCGGTGGTCCTCGCCGCGGGCCAGGAGTCCGTATTCCACCATGGTGCGGCCGTCCGCGGCGGTGCCCGTCCGTACCCAGACGCGCCGGCGGTTGACGTAGAGCGAGAGGATCAGGCCGGCCACGGCCAGCAAAGCGAAGACCAGGGCGTAGACCTGCCCGGGGTTGTGGTGGATGTCCACGCCGATGTACCGCTTCACGCCGTCGAAACTGATGGTGCCCTTGCCGTCCGGCAGTGTGAAGGTGGAGCCGGGTGCCAGCGTGATGCCGCCGGCCGCGAGGTTCCTGGCGTTGAGCGGCGTCAGGTTCTTGACATCCAGTTCGAAGACGTTCTGCGGGGCACCGGTGTTCAGGCCCAGGTCCCCGTAGTAGGAGTTCAGGGTCAGCTGGGGGTTGAACAGTTCGGGGTCGGCACTGAACGAAACGTTCTTGTCCGTCACGAACGCGGTGGGGAGGAAGAAGCCCACGAACCCCAGCTGGTCCGGCTGGGCGTCCGGAACCTTGATCACCACGGACGAGTAGTAGTTATCGCCCTGCAGCTTGGCCACCACCGGGCCCTGCATGGCCACGTTGCCGGCGCCGTCCCGTACGGTCACCACCGGTGCGTAGCCGTTGCCGGTGAGGTAGATGCTGGTGCCGCCCAGGGTCACGGGATCGTTGACCTTCAGGATTTCCTGCTTGGCTGGAGCGTCCGGGTTTTCCTTGGTGGTCACCGTGGCGGCGAAGTCGATGGGCTGGCCGAACTTGCCCTTGGATTCGCGGTCGAACGTGATGTTGAACTTGTCCAGCTGGAGCGAGTACGGCTGCAGCTGGCTGGACTGGAAGTTGGTGCCCGGGTTGAACTGGTCGTAGCCCACCAGGGTGTTCACGAACGTGTCGCCTTCCACCAGGATGCGCTGGCCGCTGTAGCCGAACAGGCCGCCTGCGGCCACGGCCACCAGCACGCCGATGAGCGAGGTGTGGAAGACGAGGTTGCCCACTTCCTTCAGGAAGCCGCGCTCGGCCCCCAGGGACGGGCGGTTGCCGTCGGCGTCCCTGACCTCCACCCGGTAGCCGCGCTTCCGCAGCAGTCCGGCCGCACTGTTGATGGCCTCCGACGCCGGGATGCCGGTGCGGGCGGGAATCACCAGGGTGCCGTATTCCGGCAGCCGGGACAGGCGCTGCGGCGTCCGTGGCGGCTGGGAGCGCATGGCCTTGTAGTGGGCGATGGCACGCGGCACCACGCAGCCGATCAGCGAGATGAACAGCAGGAGGTAGATCGCCGAGAACCAGGCCGAGGAGTAGACGTCATAGAGCTGCAGGGAGTCCAGCAGCTTGCCGTAGTCCGGATGGTCCTTGATGTACTGGGTCACTACGGCCGGGTTGGCGGGCCGCTGCGGGAACAGGGATCCGGGGACGGCGGCGACGGCGAGGAGCAGCAGCAGGAACAGCGCGGTGCGCATGCTGGTCAGCTGGGTCCAGGCCCACCGCAGCATGCCCTTGGGGCCCAGGGCCGGAAGGGCGGCCTGGGCTTTTGCCTCCGCTACGGGGGCGGATTGCTTCTTCTTTACGTTCACACGCTCGCTCATCAGATCGGCAACTTCACGTCGGTTTGGAACCAGTACTGCAGCCCGGTCACCCAGGCTCCCCATACGCCGGTGGCCATCAGCAGGCCCAGCACCACCAGGATTCCGCCGCCGGTCCGCTGGATGGCAAGGCGGTGCTTGCGGAAGAACGCCATGACGCCCATTCCGCGGCGCAGGGCCAGCGCGATCAACAGGAACGGAATGCCCAGTCCCAGGCTGTAGACGAATGCCAGGAAGGCGCCCTTGGCGGCCGAGGAGCCGCCGGAAAGGCTGAGGAGCTGCACGGCCGAGTAGGTGGGGCCGATGCACGGCGCCCAGCCCAGGCCGAAGGTCAGGCCCAGCAGCGGTGCTCCCCAGAGCCCGGCGGGCGGCTTGGCGTGGATCTTGGCGTCCCGCTGGAGCCAGCTGAAGCCGCCCATGAAGACAATGCCCATGATGATCACCAGGACCCCCAGGAGCTGGGTGATCCAGGCATTCTGGCTGCCGGTAATGAGGGTGCCCAACTGACCGAATGCGCCGCCCAGCAGGACGAAGATCACCGAGAAGCCCAGGACGAAGAGCCCGATCCCGGCCAGCATCCGGCCGCGCTTCTGCTTTTGCAGGTCCACGCCGCTCAGGCCCGTGACGTAACCCAGGTAGCCAGGAACCAGGGGAAGGACGCAGGGGGAAAGGAAGGAGACCAGTCCGGCAAGCAGTGCCACCGGAATGGCCAGCAGGATGGAGCCGCTGAGGATGGCTTCGGCGAAGGGGCTGTTCATGGTCCCGGCCCGCCCTACTCGGCCACGGCGGCGGTGATGAGGGCTTTCAGGGTGCCCTTCTCGATCTCGCCGAGGACGCGCGAGGCCACCCGTCCCTGCTTGTCCAGGACCAGGGTGGTGGGCACGGCGCCGGGCGGTACCAGGCCGGACACGGACAGCAGGACGCTTCCGTCCTTGTCGTCAAAGCTCGGGTAGGTCAGGTTGAAGGTCTTTTCGAACGCCTCCGCCGTGGGTTTCTCGTCCCGGAGGTTGACGCCGAAGAACTGCACGCCCTGGTCCTTGAACTCCTGGTGCAGCGCTTCCAGGAGGGGAGCTTCCACGCGGCACGGCGCGCAGGCGGCGAACCAGAAATTCAGGACGCTCACCTTGCCCTTGAAGTCGGCCGGGGTTACCGCAGTGCCGTTGAAAAGCGCACCCTGGATCTGCACGGCTTCCTTGCGGTCCCCGGCGGCGAACTCTGTCACGGAGCCGTCGCCGGCCACATAGTTCTTGTTGTCCCCTGCCTTGGCCTGCTTGGCCAGCGCATCCTCCTGGGCACAGCCGGAGAGGCCCAGGGTCAGTGCGGTCAGGGCCATGCCGCCGGCGGCGAGCATGCTGCGGCGGGAGGGGAGGTTGTTGTTGCTCACTTCTAGGCTCCAGGGGTGCTGGCGGCACCGGGAAGAAGGGACGCCGCGGGTTCGCTGTACTCGACCCGCAAAAGCGAGCCGTCGTCGTCGAACACCAGGGACGTGACGGACGTCAGGGTGCACTCGCGCTTGCGTGGGTCGTGCCACAGGGGCCGGCCTTCGGCGCTGAGCCGGGCAGCCCAGATCGGCAGTTGGTGGCTCACCAGGATCGCCTCGGGCCCGTGGGCACCGAAGTCGCCGGCAGCAAGTTCGATGGCCCGCAGCCGGGCGTCCTGCGCCGCGGCCGCCACCCTCGCGGCCTGCTCCTTGTACGGTTCGCCCCAGGAGGGGCGCAGCGGGTTGACCAGGTGCGGCCAGTGCCTGGGCCGGCGGAGTTCGGCCTTGGTGACCTTCATGCCCTCAAAGTAGTTTTCCGCTTCGATGATCCGCTCGTCGGTGTGGACCTGCAGCTGCAGGGCTTCCGACGTCGGCCGCGCCGTTTCCTGCGCGCGGTCCAGTGGGGAGGCGGCCAGGTAGGTGATGCGGGCGCCGCGTTCGGCGCGCTGCCGGAAGTATTCGGCTAGCGTCCGGGCCATCTCCTGCCCCAGTTCGGAGAGGTGGAATTCGGGAAGCCGCCCATAGAGAACGCCCTCGGGGTTATGGACCTCGCCGTGGCGGAGCAGATGGACAGTGGCTTGGGGCATGTTTACCAGTTTCTCAAAGATGGCGTGCGATCCGAAATCTCGGGCCGCTCCTTCTACAAAGAGTAGAACTTAAGTTTTTGAAGAAATGTTCCGTGGACGGGAACAAAACATGCAAATGCATGTTTATACTGGATGCAGCAAGTTAGTTGAGGCTTCAACAGATGAAGGTTCAACGGCAGGACCTCAGTACATACACCTTTACAAGGAGCAACATCATGGCACTTCCCGCAGACGTCACCACCGGCACCTGGACCCTGGACAACTCCCACAGCGAGATCGGCTTCACTGTCCGGCACGCCGGCATCAGCAAGGTCCGCGGCCAGTTCAAAGAGGCCGCCGCCACGCTGGACCTGGGCCAGGATGTGGCTGAGTCCAGGATCAACGCCACCATCCAGACCGCCAGCTTCGACTCCGGCGACGCCAACCGCGACGGCCACGTCAAGGGCGAGGACTTCTTCGATGTGGAGAAGTTTCCCGAGATCTCCTTCGTATCCAACGGCCTGGTGGCCAAGGGCAACAGCTACGAGCTCACCGGCGACCTGACCATCAAGGGTGTCACCCGCCCGGTGACCCTGGAAACCGAATTCAACGGTGTTGCCGTTGATCCGTTCGGCAACACCCGCGCCGGCGTCTCCGCCGAGACCACCATCAGCCGCAAGGACTTCGGCCTCACCTGGAACGCCGTCCTGGAAGCCGGCGGCGTGCTGGTCAGCGACAAGGTTGCCATCAACCTTGAACTCGCCTTCATCGCCCCCGCAGCGTAGTTCCGCCCGCCAGGGCACAACCCCGGCGCCAGGCCTCCCCGGCCTGGCGCCGGGGTTCCCTGTTTAACGGCAACCACCTGCGCCAATACCCGCTGAATCACCCACAACGCCGCCCGCCGGGGGTACGGTGGACTTAAGCCATGCTGGGGGAAGGCAGAGGACTGATTCCCGGCAGCCTACCCGGATCCCGACCTGCAGAAGGAACGCCATGAGTACTCCTCCCGTCCCGCCCCCGTCGCCCCAAGACCCCAGCAACGACCAGCCGGGGCATGAACAGGCCGGCAGCCCCCAGTCCGGAGACCAGCAGCAGCCCCGCTACGGGCAGAATGCGCCGCAGTATGGCCAGAACGCCCCGCAATATGGGCAGAACGCGCCCCAGTACGGCCAGAACCAGCCGCCGGCAGCGCCGCAGTACGGCCAAAACCAGCCCCAGTACGGCCAGAATGCGCCGCAGGCCCCGGGCTACGGCCAGAACCCGCCGCAGTATGGCGCCCAGTTCGGGCAGAATGCACCACAGTACGGCCAGCCGCCCTACGGGCAGTCCCCCTACGGCCAGTACCCGTCGGAGCAGCCGCAGCCGGCCGGAGGCAACGGCGTCCCGCAGCTGGTGAACATCTCGTTCTGGCTGTTGATCGCGTCGGCAGTGATCTTCGTGATCTCCCTGCTGACCGGGCTGACGCAGCTGGATGATCCGGTGTTCCGGCGGACATTCGAGGACCAGATGGC
Protein-coding regions in this window:
- a CDS encoding IniB N-terminal domain-containing protein, with product MPTLANDLVQFLMHLFGSRKAIQAFLDNPEKTLAEHGLGNVCLADVDAAMPVVLDYAPITVNASSFEREYNTGGSSAWAGAGASAGSVSAGSVGGATAIHAGSQGMVHGIPNYDQDDHAHAVQQLHNVINHFSYTTSTTTVDDRDTMTDQSVNQNIWAHGDVEQWFDNDAVVATGDRAVAAGDDADLRDSNNIRDSYNTDHSADNSTDNSIHAGGDVGIGNEETDISDSFNTDVGLDVDDSFNDNSDNSDYSDHSDHSVSTDTDLDVRDSFNDNSDNSTQASVEVEDSFNQDSSSTTTLEDSFNQDNSTASTVDVNVEDSFQDNSATSIVEDNVVVADNQFDFTEDNSSHTDIDQDNHTTIDDSVVDDSTVL
- a CDS encoding cytochrome c biogenesis protein ResB, with the translated sequence MSERVNVKKKQSAPVAEAKAQAALPALGPKGMLRWAWTQLTSMRTALFLLLLLAVAAVPGSLFPQRPANPAVVTQYIKDHPDYGKLLDSLQLYDVYSSAWFSAIYLLLFISLIGCVVPRAIAHYKAMRSQPPRTPQRLSRLPEYGTLVIPARTGIPASEAINSAAGLLRKRGYRVEVRDADGNRPSLGAERGFLKEVGNLVFHTSLIGVLVAVAAGGLFGYSGQRILVEGDTFVNTLVGYDQFNPGTNFQSSQLQPYSLQLDKFNITFDRESKGKFGQPIDFAATVTTKENPDAPAKQEILKVNDPVTLGGTSIYLTGNGYAPVVTVRDGAGNVAMQGPVVAKLQGDNYYSSVVIKVPDAQPDQLGFVGFFLPTAFVTDKNVSFSADPELFNPQLTLNSYYGDLGLNTGAPQNVFELDVKNLTPLNARNLAAGGITLAPGSTFTLPDGKGTISFDGVKRYIGVDIHHNPGQVYALVFALLAVAGLILSLYVNRRRVWVRTGTAADGRTMVEYGLLARGEDHRLAGEAAALRKLFSAEWQLPEDTEDTGQSQQTPSRRGDNVAGSAANAAGSAANAAGSVTTPAGPTGPEKDQ
- a CDS encoding Hsp70 family protein; the protein is MSYALAVDVGTSFTAAAVVRFNQGPNAVPECLPLGTRGASVPSVVYYPEEGAVLVGEAAERRGLDSPERVVREFKRRIGDDVPFVLGTLVLRPEDVYATVARWVADRATEREGGPASAIFLTHPAAWGNHRLSVVRDALAAHGLENVTLLPEPEAAALHYASQVRVEEGSTIAVYDLGGGTFDTAVLRKCGSSRFELLGHPEGIEDLGGADFDAAVFRYVAAHTGNALDDLDTGDPAVLGALTRLRRECVEAKEALSADSESTIPVLLPGIQQQIRLVRSEFEALIEEPVRETVEALEHSLAQLHLVPADLSTVLLIGGSSRIPLVAQVVSEELDRPIAVDADPKSSICLGAAVAAVLAHTAAVAAAADPAETEADAREAPPAVVPSDVPPAPTGPGRPSWSRKYTTVAGAPAGPVAVRGARRGARGAHAPKPTVRVTAVAAAAAVLTVLTATAAQSPDGFGSLTAMFVPQAGASTTGGSAGTDAGGSDAAGAGESATPAAVAQPLAGIEASARKPLAPGTGLEASATPPGGQAAGNDGPASGSSAIADGPVVAAAAVPDALAGSGGTTGGSGVAPEAVTVVPTPASDTPQAGGSADPTQSEGTPTPTDSGTADPTTPAATDSPTATESPTQDDTSQPTQTESPSATTAPDPSMTPTEVAVEATGSPAPQVTPLEPETTSAAAAVETATTAAPGA
- a CDS encoding LuxR C-terminal-related transcriptional regulator, with amino-acid sequence MDGQLQDGQFQREEQPGAASTGPDHQGHPLHAAEQMAKQLKGANAVVRELLLALSVGFALPGPLPADLQQKFGSGGAEDLDVLVDRAEAAGLLGPDGTVVGTAQHALLAATPIAKVHALQRELVGVYTAAGQRLGNLARELARGGLTDPRVAAELELAADSALEHNPRLASQLYEEALLAGADPVATAARRAQAAAGDGELDAAARIIDTLLVSADPRDVRRGADVAASVWAQRGMLARGADVYNWLGPERVGVSAPLAAVVLIGVGDRSGAEAFFQPAAPAASPTLLAATLVQTGQGVFASLGEKPQQGISVLIHASDMLNSAGISLPLPETPAALAALLALHTGEPHLAETVCRAAAAAGQGGNAAQPRLLLLQAWADMMQDKLEDARLAATEAAKANHWPLVPRDEFMCAALEVGLARRNGDVPELLRAWERAREAMLHTSVDLYNLLPWGEMLIAAARLRETRRVAHYLEEAWKLLGRLDEPALWAVPLHWAGVQAALLNESPADLAPHATALARASVHSQLAAVLATAGKAWVSVLAGRFRTVDVEGAARLLGAVGMPWEGARLAGHAAARADERRDMMRLLSCARDLHPQGNPAGAASGAAIQAGTPADNGGRAHQPDGSGLSEREKEVARLVLEGKTYREIGEAIYISPRTAEHHIARIRRRLGAENRSDLLARLRVALGVENSQHMNPQQE
- the ccsB gene encoding c-type cytochrome biogenesis protein CcsB, with amino-acid sequence MPFGINETMGQYSELFMLLAAGTYTVAFIAFAWDLAKSSKALRAVDLRAAQAGAAAKVPVTAGVAAGAGAREGSRGVEARLDGPAGRAERPSSSAAKASGAGTGGFMTADGDMKYAAERRVPARVAVAVTTLAVVIHGAGVVTRALGAGRVPWGNMYEFLTTGAFLVAAVFLLSLIRRDLRFLGTFVVGLVIIMLVAASVAFWTPVGHLVPALQSYWLVIHVSIAVLSSALFTLTFAMSALQLVQTHRQKTVAAGGADKLGFMRLVPSALSLENLSYRINAIAFIGWTFTLMFGAIWAEKAWGRFWGWDTKEVWTFVIWVVYAGYLHARATRGWTGTRAAWLSIVGYLCVIFNFTIVNQFFNGLHSYSGL